The genomic interval TGCTCAACAGCTTCTGTAACATCCTTCACAATTTTCACACTCAATTTTAGCGCTAAATATTCCGTTGCCCAATCTTCTTCTGTTGCTTGCTTCGCCTCTGGAAAAGCAGTACAGACCGTTTGATCTCCGTATAGTTCAATTCCTTTACCGTGAAGAACGGCTAATAAGTCAGTCCCATTTTTAGTAAACCAGCTTTCATGAATGAGCAAACTTTCAATGGCATTACATACAGATGGACGCTGTGTTTTTCCATTGATTACAATATTTTCTGTCATCTCATAATCAGCTGATTCATCAATAAAAATGTGACAGTTACCGGCTCCCGTTTCAAGAACAGGTACAGTCGATTCACGAACAACAGTATCAATTAAATTTTTGCCTCCGCGTGGAATCAACACATCTAAATATTCATTCAAATGAAATAATTCTTTCGCTGTTTCACGGCTTGTATCTTCCATTAATTGAACCGCATCAACTGGTAAAGATGTTTGCGCCAATGCCTTATGAATCGACCTAACAAGCGCTTGATTAGAGTAGCTTGCAGACGAACTTCCTCGTAAAATAACCGCATTTCCTGTTTTTAATGATAATGTAGCCGCATCAATCGTTACATTTGGTCTCGCTTCATAAATCATACCAATCACACCGATTGGAACACGATTTTTTTTAATAAGCAAGCCGTTTTCTTTCTCAATTGTTTCTAAGCTTTCACCGACTGGATCTTTTAAGTCAATCAGTAAACGAATAGCCGCTGACATATCTTCAATACGCTTTTCGTTTAACATAATACGATCTAATGTCGAATCAGGCAGACCATTTTTCTTTCCTTGTTCTAAATCTTTTGCATTTTCACTTATTAAATAATCTTTATCTGCCAATAATTGATCCGCAATTTTTGCTAATGCTTCATTTTTTTCTTCTGTCGTCTTCCCACTCATTTTATAACTTGCCGCTTTGGCCGCTTTTCCTTTTACAATGACTTCACTCATTACTAACTCCCCCTTTTTAATTTAGGCTTTCACCCATTTATCTCGATGAATCACTTCAATTGCTGACATCACAAGCTCGTCTGTCCGTTTTCCCATCGCTAGTTTCAGCTCATCGACAGAATAGAGAACTTCTCCTCGGCCAAGCAATCCGCTTGAACCAAACACTTCAACAACGTCCCCTTTTTCAAAATCTCCTTGAATGTCATAAATACCGGCAGGCAATAAACTGCTGCCATTCAACATTAGGGCTGTTTCTGCGCCATCGTCAACGAAGATTTTTCCTGACACTTCCGAATGAATCGAAATCCATTGCTTATTATTATTTACGGTTGTAAGCACGTCATTTTCAATATACGTCCCGTCACCGTCACCCGCTAAAATTCGCAGAAGCTTATCACGGCCTTCTCCTTTACCAATAAAGACTTTTACACCTAAAGACAGTGCTGTTTTCGCAGCTAATAATTTCGATTGCATCCCGCCTGTCCCAACGTTTGAGCCGGCTCCTTCCGCTACTTGCAGCAAATCATCCGTTACTTCTGTTAAATAATCGATTCTCTTAGCATCCGGATTCGTCAACGGATTACAATCATATAAGCCGTTAATGTCCGTTAAAATAATAAGCTGATCGGCATGAATAAGCCCACTCACAAGAGCAGAAAGCATATCATTATCCCCAAATGTTAATTCTTCAACAGACACTGTATCATTTTCGTTAATAATTGGTAAAATGCCGCGTTCAATTAATTCTGACAAAGTCGCATGGGCATTTTTATAACGGTCTTTTTTTGAAAAATCGGTTCTTGTTAATAAAATTTGGGCGGCGTTAATGCCAAACTGCCCTAATTGTTGCATATATGATTGAATCAATAAACTTTGACCGACGGCTGCGGCTGCTTGTTTCCCTTTTAACGTAACCGGACGTGATGGGTAACCTAGCTTACGGAATCCGGTCGCAACAGCACCAGATGATACAAGAATCACGTCATGCCCTTCTTTTCGCAATGCCGCAACTGCTTGAATATGATCTAAAAATTTAAATTGATCAATTTCCCCCTTGGAGTTCGTTAACGAACTGCTTCCGATTTTGACAACGATGCGCTTCTTTTCCATCCATACTTCCTCCAATATAATTTTCTAATATATTAGAAAACTCGCTTCCAACTTGCCTTTCAGTTAGAGGCGCAGTTACACTCCCTAAAATCAACAGCTACTTCAAGATAGCTTATCTGATCATTTATACATTCTAATCGTACAAAAAAACCCTTCTCATCCTTATTGATTAAGGACGAAAAGGGTTGCTTTCCGTGGTACCACCTTGATTGAATGTGAACATGTCACATCCCACTTTACCTCATAACGCTAGAGACTGCGCCTATGTTTTCATAGGACTCAAGAAGTAGGTTCAGTGCCTTTTCTGTTACGGGTCTTACAGCCACGGACACCGCTCTCTATTACAGCAAGATTTCACATACTAGTCTTCTTTTAACGTTCATATTTTCTATAGTATGCAAAATTATCGAGCTGATGTCAATGATAATCCCCTATTCCAGTGTGGAATTTTATGCTTACAATGCCATTGCCGGGCCGAAAAATTCGAAATGAATTTTTTCTTCTGTTACACCTAGTTCTTTTAAAGTTGAAATAACAGATTTCATGAATGGAACAGGTCCACATACATAATAATCAGCATCCGGTTTAATTGTTTCAGCTAATACATCGCGATCTACATAGCCTTCTTTTACAAAATACGGATTATTTTTATCGATATCTGTTGGAGATGTATAAACAAAGCCAAGTTCGTAATCTGCTAGTTTAATCTCAGAAAGTTCATTTCTGAAAGCTTGAACAGATCCGTTATTCGCTGCTTGAATAAATTGAACCGAACGATTTGGTTGTTTCTCTGATACAGTTTGAACCATGCTTAATAATGGAGTAATTCCGACGCCGCCTGCAAGGAAGACAATTGGTGTATCTTTTTCTTCCAAGATGAAATCTCCAGCAGGAGCTGTAACTTCAATTTTGTCACCAATTTGAACAGATTTGTGTAAGTAGTTGGATACTTTACCTTCATGTTCCCCGCCTTCTGCTTCTTTCTTCACTGAAATGCGGAAGTAATCGTGACCAGGTGCAACGGATAAGCTATATTGACGATTACATAAGTATTGCTCTCCTGGAATATTTACACGAATCGTAATGTATTGTCCTGGTAAGTAAGTTGGGACCTTAGTTCCATCAGTTGGTCTTAAATAGAAAGATGTAATCAGATCGCTTTCTTGTACTTTATCTGTTACTCTAAATTCTTTATAATCTTCCCAGCCATTATTTTGCTCAGAAGCTTCTTTGTACATGTCTTTTTCAATGCCAATGAATGCATCTGCAATCACACCATATGCTTCTGCCCACGCATTGATAATTTCGTCTGTTGCCGCATCGCCTAGTACTTCTTTAATCGCTTTCAATAAATTTTCACCAACGATTGGATAGTGCTCTGGCTTAACAGCTAAGCTTCTATGTTTATGAGCAATCTGTTTCACAACTGGAACGATTACTCCTAAGTTATCAATATATTTCGCTGCAGCTAAAACTGTATTTGCTAATGCCGTTTGTTGACGGCCTCTTTTTTGATTTGTTTGGTTGAAAATATTTAATAATTCTGGATGAGCTTCAAAAAGGTTTTTATAGAAAGTTTTTGTAATTGTTTCCCCATGAATTTCTAACACAGGTACTGTTGATTTCACAATATCAATTGTTTTTTGAGATAGCATAACGTACTCCCTCTTTCTTTAAACAAGTATTTTTAATACACCTTTATAATAGACCTTCATTTTCCATAAAGCAATATTTCAAATACATCTTTTTGTGAACATTTCGTTAACGTTTGAAAAGTGTTCACAATCTTTCTTTTAACTGTATTTCGTACATATTCAAATGTTATCGCTTCTTTATTTTTACAGTCTTTCATATTCTCGCTGTTATTCTTCAAAACGGACTGTGAAACATCGTTATGAATACTTTTCACATCTCTTCACATAATAAGCTTTGTGATTTATTCCTTACAGTAAGGAGAACAACATGAATCTAAATGAGATAAGGAGTGCAATTATGGGAATCTTAAGCGGCAATCCAAAAGATGAACCAATGCATTATGGTGAAGTATTTGCTATATGGACGAATCTTTTTACAAACAATGGCTTAATCACTGCATATCAAACATTTCTTCAGCATGCGGGAGATGAAGATCTAAAAAAACTTATCGAAGAAGCTATTGAGTGTATGCAAAATGAAAATCCACAGTTAGAGGAATTACTAAAAGCAAACGGCCTTGGACTTCCTCCTGCCTCACCTGATCGTCCGGTTGCCAAATTAGAAGACATACCTGTTGGAGCAAGATTTACTGATCCAGAAATTAGCACTGCTCTTTCTATGGATATTGCAGCGGGGTTAGTTGCATGCAGTCAAGCAATTGGACAATGTATTAGAGAAGATATTGCTATGATGTATGGCCAATTCCATGCGGCTAAGGCCCAATTGGGTGCAAAATTTTTGAGACTGAACAAGAATAAAGGGTGGTTGGTTCCACCTCCTCTTCATGTACACAGACCCGAACAAGAATAGCTCGCATTTAAATGTTAAGAGCAATCTTACTTTAAGATTGCTCCCCTTTGTTCTACATTTTCGCCCGCTTTCATTCTTCTTAGATGTCACAATATAAATGAATAGTAATCTATCTTGCTCCTCATTCAGATACTTAAATACGTATACTTGTCTCTTTTTTAGCCACCATAATAAGTGGAGGTGATGAAAATGATGAAGAAAAATGATGTAGAGATAAAGGAACCAAAAGAAACAATGAAAAGTAACAGTGATAATTACCTAGGTCTTGATCCAGACGAACAAGAGATGAATGGATTATATGGAATGGCTGAAACGGAATCTGAAGATCGCCTCCATGATGTAGAAAAATAAAAATTGCGTATCTTAATATGTATGTAGGAGGTAAATTCATTTGACAAACCAACAAAATCAAAATAACGAGAAGCAACAGAAGAAATCCGTTAGCACGCAGTCTGTTTTTGAAGAAAACAATACAGATAATGCTCTCGGTTATGGGGATACGGATCCTAATGCTAGAGTATTAAATAATATGACAAATAAAACCAATCAATAACGACTAACTGAAACGCCTTCTTTGGCGTTTTTTCCCTTTAATTCCCCTTTACCTTTACTTCATTAATGCCCTATGTAGCCTACACTTCTCATTTCTTTCGAATATTTTTTGATTTACTACAAACCCTATAATTTAAGAGGTGATAGAAATGAAAGAACAAGAAAAATCTAAAAATATTGGTCAAAAAGCTAATTCAATGAATGCGATGGATCAAGGGCTGAACTTAGTAGCACAAACAATAAATAATGCTACAGGTATTGACAAAGGAAACGATGGGAAAGTCAGTAAAAACGATTAAATGACACGCCTTTTTTGGCGTTTTTTTATTTTCACTTACGAGTTCTCCCCCCGTCATAGATATCATTCTACTACTTACGTTCTGAAGCAGATCATTACATCATGTTTACAATTATGCTATTATAAAATTAAAAACTTTCTCAATTAAGAATATGTTTTGCCTATTCGTTACATATTTTTCTAGGAGTTTGATAACTTGTTCAACAGAACGGGTGTAGATTGTGAGGCGAAAATTATGCGGTTAACTAGCTATTCAGATTATTCCATCCGAGTATTAATCTATTTAGCGACCCAAAATAACGACAAGCTAACGAACATAAAAGAAATCTCTGAAGTGTATGATATATCGAAAAATCATCTAATGAAAATTGTTCATAATCTTGGAAAAACGGGGTATATCGAGACGGTTCGAGGAAGAAACGGCGGTTTTAGACTAGCCAAGGCACCTGCCGATATCAATATTGGAGAAGTAGTTCGCCGAACTGAAGAGGATTTCTATTTAGTCGAGTGCTACAAAGATCATAACAACTGTGTCATTTCTCCCGTTTGTTCTTTGAAGTTTATACTTAACACGGCCTTAGATGCCTTTCTACAAGTGCTTGATCAATATACATTAGCTGATATTGTTGAAAATAAAGCAATGCTAAAAGCATACTTCCAATCTGCTCAAAAAGAAAAATAACTCAGATTAAAAAGAGAGAATGACTTATAAAAGGTTTTATACTTATCAGAAATACATGATGTAAATGGCTTAAAAAATCGATTGGGGGTCTGACACCTTTGCTTTTGAGTCATTCTCTTCTTAAAATAAAACAGAGACTCTCCATCTGCTTCTAGTTCTGTATTTAAATCTAATAATAAATCATCCATCTCTGGAATATAAAGAAGCTTTTCCTTCTCCTTGTTTCGTTTCATTTTGTCCCCTTCTGCCCCTGTGCCCTTTCAACTATTTTACTATTCTTCATAAAGGGCATGTATGACAATTTTCCAAACAAAGGCACAAGAAAAGGCTCATTTTTCATTTAAATTCGTTAATTCTTGACCAAGCTTTTTTAATTTTTCTCCTACCGTACATTGAGATAAACAAAATTGATGCGCAAACGTACGTCCCTTCTCCTTTCGAAAATGTTTTTGTACAAAACAGCCTTCGCAAAAAGATAGCATTTCTTCGACTTCTTCATAAATCTTCTTCCGATTCATTTCTGGTCATAACTCCTTCTTTTCTATTTGCATCTTGCCGAAAATTTCTTCTCCGTTTATAGCTTGTGATGCCAATTGGTCACTTTCTTGATTATCTTTTCTTGAAATTGGTGTGTATACAGGACGAATGTTAAGCTTTGCTAACTTTTCCTCGATGCGGTCGATCCATCGATTTAATTGCTCTTCATAGCACGGCCATTCTCCCGAGAGCTGATTTAGTACAACGAGTGAATCTCCTTTAAACACACAGCTTTGATGATGTACCTCTAATTCCTCAAGCTGCTTAACCGCTTCATAAAATGCTGCATACTCAGCTTCATTATTCGATTCTAATTGATGAAGCAGTGCATTTTTCCGAATTCTCCAGTTCTTCTTATTTTGTGTATAATAAAGAGCAACACCAAGCCCTGCCAGTCTTTCGTTTTTTCGGTAGCTGCCGTCAAAAAAGACTGTAATATTTTGAGGTTCATCTTCAACCTCAGTCAACAGCTTAACAAGTTCTTTTTTCGTCCATACCGTTCCTACTTCATCTTCAAATTCTACCGCTTTTACCCGCCCTGTTTTTTCTAAATCTTCTACAATAGCTAGCGCAGACTCAGCCTCAAGCCATTCCGAAAGAAAAGAAGCTGTTCCTTTTTTATTTAAAAAATATGTCCAACGAATCAATACTTTCAATCAACTCAACTCCTTAACTAAACAATTTCTATACCTATTTCAACATTTTACAGCTATAATTTATATATTAGGATGGAGCTTGTTATCTAGTATCATTCGTTTTACATGCCTTTATCCCATCTTAAAAAATCTATTTGAATTGAGCATGTCTAGCTAAACATCTTCCTGACTTTCAACAGAGAATAATCATAGCATATTCAAGTCCAAAGTTCGAGGTGAAGTAAAATGATTGAAGTATATATTGATGGCGCTAGTGCTGGGAACCCTGGCCCAAGCGGTGCAGGCATTTTTATTAATAATAATGGTCATGTAGAACGCTATTCGATTCCACTTGGCTTACTGGAAAATCATGAAGCAGAATACTATGCATTGATTAAAGCATTAGAAATTTGTGTGAAAAATCATTATCAAATTGTCTCTTTTCGCACGGATTCACAAGCAATTAACCAAGCAATGGAAAAAGAATTCGCCAAAAATAAACGCTATGCACCATTGCTTGCTCAAGCGTTAACTTTAGCAAAACAATTAGACCTCTTTTTTATAAAATGGATTCCAAGCATTGAAAATAAGTCCGCCGATCAATTAGCTAGACGAGCTATTCACTTAAACAAGGAGCGGCCAGATGAGAAAGACAGCTGATTTTACGTTATTATTCGTCGCCTTTATTTGGGGGGCGACCTTTGTTATGGTTCAAAATGCAACTTCTTTTCTTGAACCACATAGCTTTAATGGGATTCGATTTTTGATCGCCTTTATAAGTCTACTTATTATTTATGTTCTTTTCATCCGAAAAGAACAAGGTGTTTGGTCAAGAAATTTATTAATTGCCGGATTTAAAATTGGCATTTGGCTTTTTTTAGGATATTCATTTCAAACGGTAGGTTTACTGCATACCACTCCAGCCAAAGCCGGCTTTATTACCGGCTTAAGCGTCGTGCTTGTTCCACTGTTCTCCGTATTGCTTTTAAAAATGAAATTATCGCAAAATGCAATCATTGGGGTTATTGCAGCCACAATTGGACTTTATTTAATGACAGTGGTCGATACAGCCTCATTCAGTCTTGGTGATCTGCTCATCTTATTATGTGCGGTTAGTTTTGCAATGCAAATCATTATGACAGCTAAAGTCGCTGGCGATTATGCAGCTTTACCATTAACATTAGTGCAGCTGTTTACCGTATCGATTCTATCCTTTATATCAGCACCGATTTTTGGTGAAGATATTTCAGTCTTAGTCAATCCAACCATCATGTTGCAAACAGAAGTTTGGAGCGCCTTGTTTGTAACCGCTATTTTTGCTACAGCATTGGCATTTTTGGCGCAAACGCATTTCCAAGCCTACACATCTCCAACACGAGTTGCGTTAATTTTTGCGACTGAGCCGGTATTTGCCGCTCTCACATCCTATCTATGGATTGATGAAAAATTAACAGTCGCTTCAATCGCTGGCTGTATATGTATTTTGTTTGGGATGGTTATTGCCGAACTGCCTGCTAAAAAAAGAAAAATAAAACCGGACTTCCATTGAGGGAGTCCGATTTTATTGAAATAAGCCTTGTTCACGAGCAAACTTTTCTGCTTCTCGTTTTGTAGAAATATGATTTTTTGTTAAAGTTTCAAGCAAAGATACATAAAAGCTGCCGTCGAACTTTTTTTGCACCTTTAATGTTAGTTCAATCGCAATATTAACTAAAGAATCACTAGCTTTCGTATACTGTTTTCCAAAATAAATAAAACCAATCATGTCTTCACCAAAAGAAAAACCTTTTCCTTCTAAATATGTAATATACTCTTCAGTCGACCAAGCCAATCTTCCACCTTCTCCGTACACTTTTTCCTTCATCTTACCGCAAAATTTGACTTTTTCCTATCGTTTATCTAATAAAAATTAATACTAAACATGAGAAATACCACTTTGTTCAGAGTAAACTTTACTTCTGAACAAAATGGTATTTAAAGCTCTAGTAGACTTGCTACAATGAAAAAGATTTTTTATCACTTTACTCATTCAATACGTTCGCTCTATTCAAAGTAACAGCTATTGTATCGCTCGAATATATTTTACTTTTTCAAATGATAAGGTACAGTCGTGATAATGACATTTCTTCGATAAAGCAAGGAAGTACGAATCAGTAAACTTGATTGGTTATGAAGAATATTGTGCCAGCCTTTCCTTGGTATAAATTGTGGTATAACGACTGTAACCCGATAGTTTGCTTCACTCGCTTTATGTTCAATGGTATCAATGAATTTAGTTAATGGACCTATGATGCTTCTGTAATGTGAGTGTAAAGTTACAAGTCTCACATCAGGTTGCCATTTCTTCCAATTATCCTCAAACTTCTTTTCATCTTCTCGTTCAAAAGAAACGTAAACAGCTATAATCTGTTCTGCTGAAAGGGATTTTGCATAGTTTAATGAATTCTCCACCACATGAGTAATGCCAGCGACAGGTACAATGATTACATTCCCTTCGATTGGTACAGCAGGTTCACAAGACGTAACCCTTAGCTGCTCACCTACTGCATCATAATGCTTTCTAATTCGATGAAAAACGAGAATGATGATAGGTAAAAAAACTAAAACCGGCCAAACCTGAGTAAATTTAGTTAAAAAGAATATGATGGTAACAATCAAACTAATAACAGCACCAATGGAGTTAATGATTAACTTAAAAACCCATCCTTTTGGCTTTTCACGAATCCATTTAACCATCATTCCGGTCTGAGACAACGTAAATGGAATAAATACTCCTACTGCATAAAGCGGAATAAGATTTTCTGTATGCCCTTCAAAAGCGATTATTAAGACGATGGAAGCAAGTCCTAATATGATAATTCCATTCGAATATCCTAATCGATCGCCTCTAATTGTAAACATCCTTGGTATAAACTTATCCTTTGCGAGATTGACAGCCAGCAAAGGAAAAGCAGAATAGCCTGTATTGGCAGCAAGGATTAATATTAAAGCTGTTGCTCCTTGAATAAAGAAATACATGAAATTTCGTCCAAATATCTCTTCAGCAATTTGCGAGACAACTGTTACCTCTACACTCGGAACAATGCTTAAATAATAGGCTAGAAATACAATGCCTGTAAATAACACAGCAAGTAAGGAACCCATTAAAATTAACGTTTTGGCAGCGTTATTAGGAGCTGGCTCTTTAAAGTTTGGAATCGCATTAGAAATGGCTTCAACTCCTGTCAACGCAGAACCACCTGATGCAAATGCTCTAAGAAGGATAAATAAACTGATTCCTGCTACCGGTGTGCCCATTGGAGTACGTAAGTCAGAAGACACTTCCCCCATCAAGATTTTGTATATCCCTACACCAATCAGAATGAATAACGCTAAAACGAATAAATACACCGGATAAGCTAATATGGAAGCTGACTCTGTTACCCCTCTTAAGTTCAGGATAGTAAGAAATAGTACAAAAAGGATGGCTATCACCACATTATGTGTATGCAAACTAGGAAAAGCAGATGTAATAGCATCC from Peribacillus asahii carries:
- a CDS encoding RrF2 family transcriptional regulator, encoding MRLTSYSDYSIRVLIYLATQNNDKLTNIKEISEVYDISKNHLMKIVHNLGKTGYIETVRGRNGGFRLAKAPADINIGEVVRRTEEDFYLVECYKDHNNCVISPVCSLKFILNTALDAFLQVLDQYTLADIVENKAMLKAYFQSAQKEK
- a CDS encoding APC family permease; this encodes MMASIKRFLIGRPLKSTAAGEQKLNKTKALAILSSDALSSVAYGPEQILLVLITVGVTAFWYSIPIAVGVLLLLTALILSYRQIIFAYPHGGGAYVVSKNNLGVNAGLIAGGSLLVDYILTVAVSVSAGTDAITSAFPSLHTHNVVIAILFVLFLTILNLRGVTESASILAYPVYLFVLALFILIGVGIYKILMGEVSSDLRTPMGTPVAGISLFILLRAFASGGSALTGVEAISNAIPNFKEPAPNNAAKTLILMGSLLAVLFTGIVFLAYYLSIVPSVEVTVVSQIAEEIFGRNFMYFFIQGATALILILAANTGYSAFPLLAVNLAKDKFIPRMFTIRGDRLGYSNGIIILGLASIVLIIAFEGHTENLIPLYAVGVFIPFTLSQTGMMVKWIREKPKGWVFKLIINSIGAVISLIVTIIFFLTKFTQVWPVLVFLPIIILVFHRIRKHYDAVGEQLRVTSCEPAVPIEGNVIIVPVAGITHVVENSLNYAKSLSAEQIIAVYVSFEREDEKKFEDNWKKWQPDVRLVTLHSHYRSIIGPLTKFIDTIEHKASEANYRVTVVIPQFIPRKGWHNILHNQSSLLIRTSLLYRRNVIITTVPYHLKK
- a CDS encoding glutamate-5-semialdehyde dehydrogenase is translated as MSEVIVKGKAAKAASYKMSGKTTEEKNEALAKIADQLLADKDYLISENAKDLEQGKKNGLPDSTLDRIMLNEKRIEDMSAAIRLLIDLKDPVGESLETIEKENGLLIKKNRVPIGVIGMIYEARPNVTIDAATLSLKTGNAVILRGSSSASYSNQALVRSIHKALAQTSLPVDAVQLMEDTSRETAKELFHLNEYLDVLIPRGGKNLIDTVVRESTVPVLETGAGNCHIFIDESADYEMTENIVINGKTQRPSVCNAIESLLIHESWFTKNGTDLLAVLHGKGIELYGDQTVCTAFPEAKQATEEDWATEYLALKLSVKIVKDVTEAVEHINQYGTNHSEAIITTNEESAAIFLNGVDAAAVYHNASTRFTDGFEFGYGAEIGISTQKLHARGPMGLPALTSTKYFIYGQGQIRG
- a CDS encoding DUF3231 family protein translates to MGILSGNPKDEPMHYGEVFAIWTNLFTNNGLITAYQTFLQHAGDEDLKKLIEEAIECMQNENPQLEELLKANGLGLPPASPDRPVAKLEDIPVGARFTDPEISTALSMDIAAGLVACSQAIGQCIREDIAMMYGQFHAAKAQLGAKFLRLNKNKGWLVPPPLHVHRPEQE
- a CDS encoding reverse transcriptase-like protein; the encoded protein is MIEVYIDGASAGNPGPSGAGIFINNNGHVERYSIPLGLLENHEAEYYALIKALEICVKNHYQIVSFRTDSQAINQAMEKEFAKNKRYAPLLAQALTLAKQLDLFFIKWIPSIENKSADQLARRAIHLNKERPDEKDS
- the proB gene encoding glutamate 5-kinase, producing the protein MEKKRIVVKIGSSSLTNSKGEIDQFKFLDHIQAVAALRKEGHDVILVSSGAVATGFRKLGYPSRPVTLKGKQAAAAVGQSLLIQSYMQQLGQFGINAAQILLTRTDFSKKDRYKNAHATLSELIERGILPIINENDTVSVEELTFGDNDMLSALVSGLIHADQLIILTDINGLYDCNPLTNPDAKRIDYLTEVTDDLLQVAEGAGSNVGTGGMQSKLLAAKTALSLGVKVFIGKGEGRDKLLRILAGDGDGTYIENDVLTTVNNNKQWISIHSEVSGKIFVDDGAETALMLNGSSLLPAGIYDIQGDFEKGDVVEVFGSSGLLGRGEVLYSVDELKLAMGKRTDELVMSAIEVIHRDKWVKA
- a CDS encoding zinc-finger domain-containing protein, producing MNRKKIYEEVEEMLSFCEGCFVQKHFRKEKGRTFAHQFCLSQCTVGEKLKKLGQELTNLNEK
- a CDS encoding DUF4021 domain-containing protein translates to MMKKNDVEIKEPKETMKSNSDNYLGLDPDEQEMNGLYGMAETESEDRLHDVEK
- a CDS encoding DMT family transporter, coding for MRKTADFTLLFVAFIWGATFVMVQNATSFLEPHSFNGIRFLIAFISLLIIYVLFIRKEQGVWSRNLLIAGFKIGIWLFLGYSFQTVGLLHTTPAKAGFITGLSVVLVPLFSVLLLKMKLSQNAIIGVIAATIGLYLMTVVDTASFSLGDLLILLCAVSFAMQIIMTAKVAGDYAALPLTLVQLFTVSILSFISAPIFGEDISVLVNPTIMLQTEVWSALFVTAIFATALAFLAQTHFQAYTSPTRVALIFATEPVFAALTSYLWIDEKLTVASIAGCICILFGMVIAELPAKKRKIKPDFH
- a CDS encoding ribonuclease H family protein, encoding MKVLIRWTYFLNKKGTASFLSEWLEAESALAIVEDLEKTGRVKAVEFEDEVGTVWTKKELVKLLTEVEDEPQNITVFFDGSYRKNERLAGLGVALYYTQNKKNWRIRKNALLHQLESNNEAEYAAFYEAVKQLEELEVHHQSCVFKGDSLVVLNQLSGEWPCYEEQLNRWIDRIEEKLAKLNIRPVYTPISRKDNQESDQLASQAINGEEIFGKMQIEKKEL
- the hmpA gene encoding NO-inducible flavohemoprotein, with protein sequence MLSQKTIDIVKSTVPVLEIHGETITKTFYKNLFEAHPELLNIFNQTNQKRGRQQTALANTVLAAAKYIDNLGVIVPVVKQIAHKHRSLAVKPEHYPIVGENLLKAIKEVLGDAATDEIINAWAEAYGVIADAFIGIEKDMYKEASEQNNGWEDYKEFRVTDKVQESDLITSFYLRPTDGTKVPTYLPGQYITIRVNIPGEQYLCNRQYSLSVAPGHDYFRISVKKEAEGGEHEGKVSNYLHKSVQIGDKIEVTAPAGDFILEEKDTPIVFLAGGVGITPLLSMVQTVSEKQPNRSVQFIQAANNGSVQAFRNELSEIKLADYELGFVYTSPTDIDKNNPYFVKEGYVDRDVLAETIKPDADYYVCGPVPFMKSVISTLKELGVTEEKIHFEFFGPAMAL
- a CDS encoding DUF6123 family protein, with the protein product MAWSTEEYITYLEGKGFSFGEDMIGFIYFGKQYTKASDSLVNIAIELTLKVQKKFDGSFYVSLLETLTKNHISTKREAEKFAREQGLFQ